TCTTGCGAATCATGTCTGCAAACCGACGGCGATGGCGTTCCGAGCGCTTTCTGCGACGCATTTGGTTCGGCTTCTCGTACCGTTCGCCGAGCTTAAGCTCGCGACGAATAttgttgcgccgcaacgtGCTCATCAAGTTTCTATACAGCATAGAAGCAGAATTGTTCCCGTATGTGTTCGCCGCAGAGATGGAGCGCCCcgtcgtcggcgtcgcAGGCGACGACATGCCTAGTGTCGGGCGTCCGCGGAACTCCTGGTCGAGTTGCTTAATCATAGTGTTCGGGATTTCAGCGCCCTTGCGTTCCAACAGCACACCTCCATTCCACATATCCATGGCATTTGCAAATCCATCGTGAGAATTGCGTTTCGTATCTGCTGGTGCGCGGCCCACAGGCTCGACAATAATGGTGTTTAGCATCTGGTtccaaagcgccgctcgcgaTTGATCCCCATCATCACTAGACTCGTCCTTTTTCATCTTTTTTGCCTTCTCAGCGTCGCTTTGTGGCGCGCTGACGTTATCTGTGAACAAGCAAACCGAGCTCGAGAAATTGCGGAGACAAACACTGGCATTTGCTGCCGGCATAGTAGCTCTGCTATATGTAATAAAGCTTGTTGTGGTGTGTAAAATAGGGCGCGCAACCGCAAaagcggcacggcgcacagcaaCGGCGAACATGACAGGACAGGCTCGCGAGTCGACAGCGACGGCGACTTTGgtgtcacgtgatacaaatagcgcgtcgcgcgcttttgcacgGTTGTCGACCGCCATGGCGCCTGCGATCACAAATCCTTACGTATGTTACGGTGAATAACTGACATGACAGGAAGAGCGCCAGACGCTTCTTCTTGAGCGGATAATCAAGAACGTAGATTTACTGAATGAAGCTTTGCTTGAGCTGAACCGGTCGCTCTCGGAGATCAATACCCACAACCAGGAAATCACAATTGTCTCTGAGATGTGGAATGGTTACCATCGCAATGTGGACTTTAATTTGCAGAACATGGATATGGGCGTGAATTCtggcgcgcatggcgcgtaGTGTTTACCGTCCCAATCGTGCAATGTCCCACATCCCAGCTTCTGTATCTACGACGCCTACTTTGTACTATCCAACAATACTGCTTTATGTTTTACACTCCGTGCACAGAACGCCTTTGGGCGATCGCTCCGGGCACCGCCCTTGTGTTGCTAGACAAACAAGGCGATGTTCATACGCTGACTAACCACTGCGCATAGAAACGCCCTAGCGCATCGCCACTTTGTCCAAGAACACGATGCTTGCACGTACATTGCTCCTGTGTGTTTTTCTGCCGctgtgccttgcgcaaTCGTCTGGTGGCTTTTCGAATCCGTCCAAAAAGGGCGGCAAGCCTCTCACGGTGAGCAAAAGCACTAAAGGCGAGCCGCTAAATGTGATCATTTCTGGCAAGTCTGATCCGTATGTGTCCTCCCAAGATGGATTCGCCAGCTTCTCGCGCTCTATCAACTTTGGCAATGGGTCTTGCCTTGATATCCGAGGAAACAATACAGCTCAAGCAAATTtgggcgacggcgatggCACCAAGGACGAGGCCGGCCTTTTCCGCTGGGACAATGGCTGTACAGAGGCGCTCAATGGCGGGAATCATTTTAGGTACTGGGTTCAAAATGGATCTGCAGCAGATACAAAAGCGATTTTTATTGCTGCATCGGTAGAGATGCCGCTTAACAAAGACCACAATATTGTCCCCAATGGTTACGACATGGGCCGCGATCAATTTGTGGGCAATGCTACGCAA
This is a stretch of genomic DNA from Malassezia vespertilionis chromosome 1, complete sequence. It encodes these proteins:
- a CDS encoding uncharacterized protein (EggNog:ENOG503P8ND; COG:S), translating into MAPAITNPYEERQTLLLERIIKNVDLLNEALLELNRSLSEINTHNQEITIVSEMWNGYHRNVDFNLQNMDMGVNSGAHGA
- a CDS encoding uncharacterized protein (EggNog:ENOG503PDFG; SECRETED:SignalP(1-17); TransMembrane:1 (n5-16c24/25o237-258i)), with the protein product MLARTLLLCVFLPLCLAQSSGGFSNPSKKGGKPLTVSKSTKGEPLNVIISGKSDPYVSSQDGFASFSRSINFGNGSCLDIRGNNTAQANLGDGDGTKDEAGLFRWDNGCTEALNGGNHFRYWVQNGSAADTKAIFIAASVEMPLNKDHNIVPNGYDMGRDQFVGNATQGITVDQDTGNKFQTTIVANNTSLMKGISKNDLNHNIGTDGEVTVLQVKLTKKGSGSQDDQASDNGQTSLVSFLPFVQMLSLATAGVLVLCT
- a CDS encoding uncharacterized protein (COG:J; EggNog:ENOG503P8IX) produces the protein MPAANASVCLRNFSSSVCLFTDNVSAPQSDAEKAKKMKKDESSDDGDQSRAALWNQMLNTIIVEPVGRAPADTKRNSHDGFANAMDMWNGGVLLERKGAEIPNTMIKQLDQEFRGRPTLGMSSPATPTTGRSISAANTYGNNSASMLYRNLMSTLRRNNIRRELKLGERYEKPNQMRRRKRSERHRRRFADMIRKKVQLYAGYRTEDEVYLPEDSTPAMWQRIAQLVAGTLAAGTMAYFALFADFGVQDHCFIPLREALNIHPNTLRDLLAPPEPKAQ